Part of the Salvelinus namaycush isolate Seneca chromosome 25, SaNama_1.0, whole genome shotgun sequence genome is shown below.
TTCATAAATCTATgctttactttcagttttgtttACATCAAGAAATGGGCTTCAATTGAATTGTGGCCTTTGTAGTTAAATGATATTAGAAATGCATTCCGTAGATATGTAAAGAACTACAAAGCCCAATGTCCTCAGCGGACAGGTCTTTCGTTTGTATCAGGAAGTGAATTTATCAATAAAAACAATTCTACTCGTACCGTCCTCTAATTTCACATTTCACAAAGTAAAGAAAGCAATTGTCAGTCAGGAACATAGTGGTTCAATAATCAGCATCATTGTTTGGTTTTGTCATACCAGACGTCTAACTTTCGTTTTCCTTCTGTAATACGATGGCTATATGTTTGCTTTCATTTTAGCCTATGAATGACTTGCAACATCTCGATCTCCTTTCCCTCCACCCAGGTTTTGTCAAAGTTGTCTGCAGGAGTGCCTGCGGCCCCAGAAGCCAGTGTGTGCCGTTTGTAGGGCAGCACTGGGCCACTGGGCCAAAGCCACTGACCTAGAGGCCCTCATACACACCTCAATGGCGGCCTGCAAGGGCTGTGGagcacaggtgtgtgtgtctagcaGTTTGTCAGTTTGTAAAACTGTGTGAATAGTCAAAGGAATTAAGAGAAGTGAGTGAATGATCTATTATAAATGTGGATAAGTCtatgtttttaaataaagtgCACTAGCATTGATGCCTTGTGTTTTCTCGACTTTCAGGTGGGCCTGTCCCAGATGAGAGGCCACACGGCAGCATGCTCCAAGTACCAGGAGTATATTGAGGAGGGGGTCAGGACCACTGCCCAGACCCAGCCTAACATTATTGGGTGAGAAGTGGAGGGTGGTGGTACAGCAGCTTTGATATGCTGTGCAATTATCCATATATGGTCATAGTGTAATATTCTCTGCCTCTCCGTATGTGTTGATCAAATCATCTTTATAGGTTCTCAACTTTGTAATGGCTCTCAATATCCTAACGTATTTATTGACTGGTGGCTTTGACTTTTGCATAAACGCTGTGATTGGGTTTCATGGGAATGACACAAACCCAGAAGGGATCATGAttatatacagtgagggaaaaaagtatttgatcccctgctgattttgtacgtttgcccactgacaaagaaatgatcagtctataattttaatggtaggtttatttgaacagtgagagacagaataacaacaacaaaatccagaaaaagcATGTTAAAAATGTTagaaattgatttgcattttaatgagggaaataagtatttgaccccctctcaaacagaaagatttctggctcccaggtatcttttatacaggtaacgagctgagattaggagcacactcttaaagggagtgctcctaatctcagtttgttacctgtataaaagacacctgtccacagaagcaatcaatcaatccgattccaaactctccaccatggccaagaccaaagagctctccaaggatgtcagggacaagactgtagacctacacaaggctggaatgggctacaagaccatcgccaagcagcttggtgagaaggtgacaacagttggtgcgattattcgcaaatggaagaaacacaaaagaactgtcaatctccctcagcctggggctcattgcaagatctcacctcgtggagttgcaatgatcatgagaacggtgaggaatcagcccagaactacacgggaggatcttgtcaatgatctcaaggcagctggtgtaacggatgtgaaatggctagctagttagcggtggtgcgcgctaatagcgtttcaatcggttacttcactcgctttgagaccttgaagtagtggttccccttgctctgcaagggccgcggctcttgtggagcgatgggtaacgatgcttcgtgggtgactgttgttgatgtgtgcagagggtccctggttcgcgcccgggtcggggcgaggggacggactaaagttaaactgttacactgggaccatagtcaccaagaaaacaattggtaacacactacgccgtgaaggactgaaatcctgcagcgcccgccaggtccccctgctcaagaaagcacatatacatgcccgtctgaagtttgccaatgaacatctgaatgattcagagggcaactgggtgaaagtgttgtggtcagatgagaccaaaatggagctctttggcatcaactcaactcgccgtgtttggaggaggaggaatgctgcctatgaccccaagaataccatccccaccgtcaaacatggaggtggaaacattatgctttagtggtgtttttctgctaaggggacaggacaacttcactgcatcaaagggacgatggacggggccatgtaccgtcaaatcttgggtgagaacctccttccctcagccagggcattgaaaatgggtcgtggatgggtattccagcatgacaatgacccaaaacacacggccaaggcaacaaaggagtggctcaagaagaagcacattaaggtcctggagtggcctaggcAGTCTCCAGACCTtgatcccatagaaaatctgtggagggagctgaaagttcTAGTTGcgaaacgtcagcctcgaaaccttaatgacttggagaagaggagtgggacaaaatccctcctgagatgtgtgcaaacctgatggccaactacaagaaacgtcagATCTCTGTGATTGCCagcaagggttttgccaccaagtactaagtcatgttttgcagaggggtcaaatacatatttccctcattaaaatgcaaatcaatatataacatttttgacatgtgtTTTTGGGGattttgttattctgtctctcactgttcaaataaacctaccattaaaattatagactgataatttctttgtcagttcaaaatcagcaggggatcaaatacttttttccctcactgtaatACATACAAAAGAGGCACTATCTAAACATATCCAGTGACATGTCCTCATTCCACTTCTCCTGTGTCTCCCCAGCCCTATGCCGAACCGCTTCACTTTCTCATGCCCCTACTGTAACTACCAGAACCTGGACCAGGACGGCCTGGTGGAGCACTGCACTTCCCAGCATGCCCGGGACACGCGCCACGTGGTAAGGGGTCTTCAGTGAAACATGACTCGCCTGCCAATTAGTTTCCCTCAAGCATTTTTCATTCATTGTTTGAAATGTGAGGACAAAGATGGTGTGTTACTGTTAATGCATGCTATGTCTATGACGGCTTGCCTCAGCCAGGAGTGTAACATGAGATGTGgttgcagagagggagagaaataagcATGAGCTTGACAGAAAGTCAAGAGGGGAAATTAAATGGGGATAGCTTGTAAAATCAGGTACTCGGGGCCCTGTGAGAGAGTGTGAAAGAGTATATTGCGCTGCTCCACTGTGCTCATCCGTCATTATGTACCTGCCACAGTGTTATGGTCATAGATAGCGGCTTCCAAGAAACACGGAggagggaggtggtggaggttgGAGGGTATGAGAATCTAGTTCTGTAACAGTGTTTCCGTTAGCCGGTAATTGACCCGTTAGCTGGTAATTGACGGTTTTTGGCTGATAAAAATACATAAACTTGTAAAGGTGCCAACTGGTACCGGCCCGTGACCTACTGAGAAGTGTTCAAGTATTTGTATATATTCATGGCATATCATCCCATCTTCAGGGTTAATCATCTTGGGTTGATTCAAACCAGGAACCTCTACAGCCATATACAGTGgttgattaaatagtttccccccctcatcaataccccataatgacaaagcaaaaacagatttaaaaaaaaaaatctttgcaaatgcataaaaaaatcataaacggaaatatcacattttcgTAAAtattcagacgctttactcagtactttgttgaagcaccttcggcagcgattacagcctcgagtcttcttgggtgtgacgctataagcttggcacacctgtatttgggaagtttctcccattcttctctgcagatcctctcaagctctgtctggttggatgaggagcattgctgcacaactattttcaggtagctccagagatgttcgatcaggttcaagtccgggctctggcttggccactcaaagacattcagagacttgtcccgaagccttgtcttggctgtgtgcttaggaccgatgtcctgttggaaggtgaaccttcgccccaatctgaggttTTGAGCGGTCTGGAgcgggttttcatcaaggatctcgctgtacttttctccgttcatttTTCTCTGAATCCTGACTAGTCGCCCactccctaccgctgaaaaacatccccacagcatgatgctgccagcactATGCTTAGCCTTAGGGATGGtccaaggtttcctccagatgtgactcttagcattcaggccaaagagttcaatattggttttgTCAGACCAGATAATTTTtgttcttatggtctgagagtcctttaggtaaactccaagcgggctgtcttgtttcttttactgaggagtggcttccgtctggacactctatcataaaggcctgattgttggagtgctgcagacatggttgtccttctggaaggttctcccatctccacagagcaactttggaactctgtcagagtgactatcgggttcttggtcacctccctgaccacagtccttcaccccccgattgctcagtttttcCGGGCGGccaaagttgtaaaaacatcaagaatgatcaatggaaacaggatgcacctgagctcagtttcgggtctcatagcaaagggtcagaatacttatgtaaataaggtagttttgtttatttttaaataacctgttttcactttttcactatggggtgttgtgtgtagattgatgaggaaaactattaatttaatgcattttagaataaggctgtaatgtaacaaaatgtgggaaaaatgaaggggtctgaatactttccgaatgcactgtatccaaTAGTCTTATATCAATTTAGCCATTGAACAAATGTTTAATACGACGGCTAAATACACCTACTTCTAACATTAGATAACTAATTAAACATTGCTATAACTTACTCAATACCACTGATTATTTTACCAGACTCCCAAcattttcctttctttctctgcCACCAAATGTGACCAACCACCTTGATTCGGttttatgtagcaacatttgatatggtattttttacattggataaaagtagagactccgaCCTAGAAAAtgatatatcatacactacagttgaggaacaatggggaaagtaattctgctttgaacaTTAATAAACTTTTGCtgaactcacttttgagaaaatggcctttcaatgttttggtacacctactggagagttcTTCTTTGTCGACACCCATTTAGTATCATTCACACCCttttaagccttagccccacccatctctttaaggattcacatgtgaggtcatgtgctaaacaaaGTAGTTTAGCAAataaccaaagatttcaagactaaaagtggtaagtagtagcctacaataaggaagaactatatcctaatctgacttctGTGCCGGTTATGTTGTTCTGGTAAACACACAGTATATCAAATCTaagtttgtcacatgcacaagataCAGAAGGTGTGAACGGTGAAATGGTTGATATCAAAaacaaagtgtccagataaaaatattttataaatattagatgatGCTTTtctgacacacttgtctaaattgatgggtcatgtgaaggaaatcCTATAACCACCCACCAGCCATATCGAGCTAAGTGGATGGGTTATTGTtctacacatgttcatgaaatacaatagatcgCCGTAttcacacctggctaacttgatgggtcatgtaatcatctggcaaagtggagtcttttgttcaggtaggtaaacaatgaaccggcataatcccaactcatactactaccaatacaaacattgtcatagcttTAGTattaatctgcaggtagctaaagacATCACTtttttccaactgatctgtcaatagcgcctgctaaattcagggcatcaatgttgttgagaaaagaAACAAAACTTtttgtagttctcgatggctattgtgatatctttcaaaatGATGTGGTCGaaaggaaaataaacacataatgaccagctcacgttatagacagaagcatgctacatggcagaccaatccaaactcatctccggTCTTTTTCCGTgtctaaaccaactaggcttgtaatttaacaattttatttgtatttacggatggaatacaagtttgttattaaagcacatgaaagttcccgtgttccagaaggcatttctgcactCTGTGTATTCTGTCACTCAGCTGCTTCAGCACAGGGAAACCCATCTTCATCtttaattttctggatttttctagGTCGCACAGCAAGATAT
Proteins encoded:
- the LOC120020145 gene encoding E3 ubiquitin-protein ligase RNF114-like, which gives rise to MAMLGSFSSAQQNKNISGGDRDGTEFVCPVCLEIFDSPVTTQCGHTFCQSCLQECLRPQKPVCAVCRAALGHWAKATDLEALIHTSMAACKGCGAQVGLSQMRGHTAACSKYQEYIEEGVRTTAQTQPNIIGPMPNRFTFSCPYCNYQNLDQDGLVEHCTSQHARDTRHVVCPICASMPWGDPNYRSADFFQHLKIRHTFSYDTFVDYSTDEHTMIQEALQRSLMEN